In Mangifera indica cultivar Alphonso chromosome 7, CATAS_Mindica_2.1, whole genome shotgun sequence, the genomic window AGTtactaaatcaaatttcaatttcatttctaaaaatatttttctaatatagtTTACCTTGAATTATAATACATTCTCCATAAACGTGCATTTCCAGCTTGCTatttaatgaaacaaaaaaaaaaaaattgtgaatatCTAAAACAAATCgattgatttttatataattgaatctAACTGAATATTTACAAGTTTATAATCCCATCTAATCTAATTTCATGTGAATcgatattaatcaaaataagttTCATTAGCTTAATACTCTAAcgtcaaatcaaactattgaagTTATCCTCAAATAATAGTTTGcgtaataaagaaaaaaattttatatatgaaaaaatatgaaggCAGGTTTAGGGATTTAGGAAAGAGAGGTTGAAAGTGGAGTTGGTGGATTAGATTGTAATACAAGCTAATTgatttgtataatatgagttttgatcttcatatatataagtctaataaatatttttacatccgacaacatattaaaatcaaacatttgAGTTACTTAGTTCAGTAATTGTGAGATTAGTCATTAAACACAGAATTTATCTTATTCAATATGATTGGTTCAATCTTAATGTGGTAATCCAACTTAAATGAGATTTctcgtttaaaaaaaaaaaaactattgaaGTTGAATCTCTAATAGATTTATGGGTTTCACTATCAGAGCAAATAattagaatatgatttggaTTAGTTTGATCGGATGAGAGTGCATTTTTGTGAACTAATTTTAGACAGTGACATTCATTATGGATGATTAATGATAAGTTGAAAGAGGCAGGTAGATAGAAATAATTGGACCTTATGATGCAACAAAATTGGAGGCTAATTTAATTTGGCTTGTCCGCCAAGTCTTGCTACATTCATAGTTAGATTGGTATATAGTTGTAATctaataacttaattaattaaggcTCTTTTATGCTGTGACATTGCTGGCAGGCACATTTGCATACAGCATGTGTATTTTCGATTGAAATTAATGCTCCGATCGCCCATTGTGCCCCACACGGTCGCTCGTTGGCATTTTCgaattttcacctttttaattGGTCTAACTAAGTATTTGAGTAATTTTACGCGTATCTATTTtgaatgcataaataaatatatatttatatatattatcatatgattgagttttatttatttttaaatttaaaatcatataattacataatgacatatatcaaatatgtacatatttatatacttaaaacgggtatgcataattttattataaacatttttgttgatataacTAGTGTTTTGCAACACTAAACTTATTTGGTTGTGATCTTACATCATatgctaaaaaatatatagatttagtactttaaattaaattattaataagattttaCAATGACAGAGTGATCGATATGATCAATCAAATGTTAAAAGTGTTTTAAATAGGCataaaagaatgaagagaaagaagTATGGATATCATCATTTTCCTGCAGAGAAGAATAATTAACTCTTCCATGAAGTAAAAAcagtaaatttataaatattaacttgTAAACTTAATAAGAAAAGTTAAATGAATACAAATGTGTGTTTATGCATACATGCGTGCATATCTCTGTGTGTGCGTGCATGCATGCATATCTCTGTGTGTGCGCGCATGAGTGTGCCCTTTCGCGTGTGTCACTCCTATAAGCTCCCTCTGAGTCCATGGTAATGGCGAAAGACTCAATGCTATCACATTTTGCCATCCAAATTCCCTGGTTTGATACCTGCTTTTGATCTATGCAATGTAAAACACTTCAAATGTGATATTAAAATGTCAAATCACTTGTTACATAACACTTTTTCAATATATCTCAAagtttctttgaaaatttatgataaCCAAATTCTTCATACAAAAATCGATGTATTTTGAGATCAAACAATGAATCGATAGTTTTTGTAATCACAATCTTTAAGACATTTTTCATTAATAgttctttacaattttttacCTTTAAGAAATTTGGACATAGATTGAGACCATGTGACataatttgtttcatttaaaAGAACATCAATAGGCCTGGTCCTTCAGTAGCAAACATAATTTCaaaggtatgaaaaaaattagtagAAGAAAAGGATGAAGTTATTGAAATTGGTACTTTCACGTTGTCACAAATTTGCTAACAAATTGTGTGAATTAGCGACAAGTAAATCAAgtggggaaaaagaaaaaaaaaaagatgacaaAACAAGTAAgatattttttacaataaatgaCAAATGAATATAATATGTGGTGCAGAATCAAAGAGGGGGAATTGAATCGGATAACATTGGTTGGAATGGTTTTGCATAGGTTCTGATAGCGTGAtaacttttatgtataaataataatatatttttatataattaaatagttttaaattataaataaaataatattaaattatattatgacatcTTTAGAGAAATCTCATATCGATAAAATACGAGACACATATTAAGTCTGTTTTTATATCTCACATCagttaaaaagaagaagaagatttaattagttaaataatcTGTGAGTTTTTTAAGCTATTAAAACACGTTTTGGGTTTTAAAgctaaaaaacaaaatcataatagaTTGTATATACAAAGTCGACAATATTTTGACAGTGAATCTGACTATTAGACTAATGATGTTACAATAGTATTAGAGCCGTTTTTCATTATGAGACTCTTAAATAAATCTCGTATCGATAAAACACAAAAGAGATATTGAATTTGTAAAACCATGATGAACTATGACACctttaaaaaaatctcatatcgATAAAATATAAGAGGTATATTAGGTTGTAAaaacaaatcttaaatttataagaTATGAGAGAGATGTTCGGTgtacaaaactataaataaaacaCGAAAGAAATATTaggtatataaaattatgataaattgtATATCcgaaatgaataatataatgataataaactAGATTATCGGATAATAAACTGAATTATCGGTTCAGGGAAATTACGTGCATGATGAACACATTGTTTTATGTTGGTAGAATGTTTTGCTCTTTCTCATATTTCTGTCTTCAACTTAACTATAAGTTGCTCATTCTTCCATGGTTGATTATCATTCAATGCAGTCAATATTGGCTTTCAACAATTAGattattaacaataattaatcTGATCTGGTTTTTAGAGTCTATGATGTTCATGTTATATCTACCTCTTCCCTTTTAATAAGGGTGTGTccacatttttctctttaaaaatctAACCACAATTTAGCATAGTCTTgatattttagtatattttgATTGAAGAATATGTACATATGGCATCCATTAATTTGATTCTTTTAGGTAGCTATTGATCACAAGGGCATGTATCTATGGAGAACTACACGGCTAGCATTATGGTAATTGAATcgtatattatatcatatattaaaattttaattttttgtattatgtattaaatattgtatgttacaatttttaaaaaataaataataaaatataataaatctatatgtatttattttggatacataaatatgtacatatttatatgtctcattatatgattgaatgattttaaattaaggataaagtgttatttaatcatatgatgacacatataagtgtgtacataattatgtatctaaagtaagtatatataatattgctcaataaaataataaagaaattataattgacacatcaatattttaaaatttatcataaacacctttaaaaatttaaaatttctcatatacatctttaatatatcattgttttctttaaaaaaatgtatcgatCTATATTAGTAaaatgtatcatatcgtatgatatgttcactgtatcatattaatttaatacatcttatgatatatattgttttttttcctataccatatcatattgtatattaaaGGGTGCTAATAATTATGAGCAACATGAAAGTTTGTAGTTTTCTTTTCTCAAGAACAAGAAGCTTCAACGGATGCCCGGCCCATTGCATATAAGGAACCACCTTAATAGGAGTGAGACATATATAAAGTGAGACGTGCAAGGCCAATTTTGATATGAAGGCCATTGAAATAACAAGTCTTTCCATTGGATGCGTTTTAAGATTCCTACATATTGAAGGGTTACTGTGCTTTGGGAGCCTCAAGTGTCACGCTTGGCTCACTCGTActacaaattgaaaataattttttgccTACATCTACATCTTTGTTCTTCTTAATTGagctaaattaaaaatttggaaacattTACCGAGCCCATCGATGAAGATGTTGAAAGCATTTGGGAGGcctcaaaaatctagaaaagaCAACGGTGGACCTCTGCTTATTCATGCTCTGAAGTTTGGCCCATCTAAAGTTGTGTTttggaagaaaaattgaagcaaaTGTATGTAAGATTCATATCTTCATCAATGACAAGTCATATTGATTTCGAAGAATTTGTGgcaatttttaatcatattcaGATAGAAGCTCTCTTATTTACTTGTATAAACCTCTTTAAAGATGAACAAATGTAAAAGACAAAGTTCagggaaaatgaaattaaacttACATCATGCTTAGATTGCAATCTTATGGATGAACTACAATCTGTCCACTTGATGATCGTTACAGACATGAAGCTGTTATTGTTTTAAGAGTCCCACATGCAAGCTAATACTGCAGACAAGCTTAAGAATACTACCATATTTATATAAGACAACTGATGATGAAACTGTATAATATAATCTTTCAAACCCTGGAATCTAAAGCCATGATGGTGCTGAGATTCATCGGATTCATGTACTTGCTAGAGCCAGTCATGATCTGGTTTATAATAATTCTGTTGGCCTTCTCTGATGGATGAAATGGATCCCAAAATCCATACAAATCTCTGTTTGGGCACAAGTTTGAAGCGGCTGTGCAGAGGCCAATGCCATTGTATGGTCCTTGGCCGCAACATGCTATCTTTGATGTCACAAACCCTGTGAAAAATTAccatatttcaatatttacagGCATCTCACTTCTGCTAATAATCAATATTCCTATAAATGCGAGGGGACCAATCAGGAGACATCAATAAAGGGCATTTATTCGAAATCTGTTTTCACCATTGTATCATCTTATTGCCAAAACTGGTAGTTGAAGTTATTAACTCGTGAAGTTATGACTGATTGACTTACCATATGCTTGAGGGTCACTGATGAAGTCCGTGTGCATTTCAAAAGCATTTGCATAAATGAAGACATCCGATCCGATTTCACTGTTGAGATTGTTTATCAACTGGACAAGTTGTGGGTTGAACAACCCAGTTGCTTGTTGCAGTTCCACTGCACATTCACCATTTCTGCTATGCAGGGCCAGCTCTGCAGGGACACAACCCAAAGGCCCAGTCCCTGTCACCAAAACCCTTCGTGCTCCCAATTCATATAGCCTCTGCATTAATGGTTCGAAGTagcatttaaatataaagttattGAGATTGAAATATACATTTCAAGTAATTAATTGTCTAAAAAGGgctttttaaaaacaaaataagtacATGATGTTGAATGTTTTAAGGCTATTGTAGGTAATTATGATTGATGTGGATCTCATGATGAAGGCTCTTTAATAAGGACATTGTGATTCATGAATGTTATAAACAGCTTCTGAATGAAACAGCAAAATCCCTATTGGCCTCACCAATCAACCAAATCCTGCATTAACTCATTCTGTCTTCACAAACCAGAGAAAGGACATCTCATCAATCCatgataaatatgaataataaatacGTCCCCACGTAACAGTATTATTGTTTTAGCTCCTTGCTATTTCATGTgcattattaaacaaaaaatttcagtGATAATAACTTAATCTATTTACCACTAGGATTTTGCGGTACTCAGAAATAAGGTACACAACGTAATCAGGGAGAGCAAACTGGCGAGATCTTGCAGAAAAGGGCACCAAATAGTAGTTGTTGACGAAATCATTGCCGCCAAGAGTCATTAGGACAAGGGCTTGGTTTACAAGACGCTGAGTCTGCTCAGCTCCTATAAGTGCAGTCACTCGCTGCTGGTATTGCTGAAAATATTCCAACTGCTGGGTGATTCGAATAATGTTCAGCTGCAAAAGACATGGTGAATTAGTaaaaatgaagatttgaaaCGGAAAACTAAAGTGAATGAGTAAGTAGCATTTACAAATTGGAATCCAGTGTCATTGAGAATTCCTATCCCTGCAGAAGCAAAGTTGGCACCAACCAGAAGCCTCTGTCCAGTGAGCGCAGGGCTCAAGTATGGCAATGTAGGTTCCATGCCAATTTGCTCACCTGGTCATGATAAAACATGTCAACATGAATCTAAATATGACAGATACACACTCTAGgattaaataacataaatttgattCTTTATCTCTTACTGATAAGATCAGGAATGTTGAGCCCATTAGAGAAACGACCAGTTGCTCTGCGAGTGGGATAGTCAATGCCATAAGGGTAAGCATCAGCCCGTGCAGTGGTGGCAAGGTAGTTATTGTTGCCATTATCAACAAGCGAGTCGCCGAACACGAAGAAAGCCCTAGCCTCAGCAAGAGGAGCAACAGTCCCCATTGTGATTAACAGGCCTAAAATGAACACTGAGGAGCCAGCTGCTGCCATAAAGAAATACTAAAACAGATAGGTAAAGCCTGAGTTTGACAAACTTACTTGGAGATGAAAGAGTGAACAAGattagttatatttatatacaaggATTTCGTTGTCTACATTTTATGTGATATTAATGGTGAGTTCTACCACAACTGGAGTAAGATAGGGACCGCCATAACAAAAGCTCGAATGAGTAGTTCAGTATGTTAAtggagaaaattaaaatatatatttatcttgaGATGAATTACACAGCACATGGCCAACAAATTAAATTGCAATGCAGACAATTTGTCTCTGCAGTGTCCACTCCATTTTATCTATTGTGGAAAAAAGCAAATTGAGCTGGCATAAAGGTAAAGCTCCATTTTATCACCATGGAAGATCGATAGCTTTAAAAGACTTTAACAACATTTTATAGTATGAGCGACACAGGAATCATAACCATGAATTGGGCGAAGAGCAAATCGATGGAGTTGGGAAAGAAAATGAGTTCAATCAATTCCAACATaatcaaaatctaaaaaatatataaattgcaaGATTCCTTGAATAACTGAGGTATAAGATTTCCAATGTAGTTCAACCTAAACAATATTTGACTCCCCAAGGTGTCATTAAGTTATCACTAAAGTGGAGagacaacaaaaaaattttaaaggtaagaTTAAAGATACAAACAAAGGCTCTGTTTCTAACTAGGGGAGCACTTCAACACAGTATactaaagcaaaaaccactgagCAGTTATAAGAGTAGTAATTCCAACTTCGAAAAGTGTTTCAAGAGTCAAAGCTTCAGTCACATTGTTGCTAATTATCCAAATCGAAGAGTAGTATATTTCATTGATGAAGCTTCTAATGAAAAGTATGGTGAAGAAGGAGACATAAGGGACACAAGTGATGATGGACACCTTTGTGGACAATGGTGAGATGTTAGTAGTATATTGATCTTTAAATCTTGCCATAATTGAAAAAGATGATTAGATCTATCTAAATGTATTTGACAAATCAAGAACATTTATGATCACATTTCTTAAATTGTGTGCACATATATgacaatttacaaattataaacaAACTCTAACAAAACATCATGAATCATTATGTAAAAAGGTGTAGAGTTTTTCACGTTACAAAAACCCATGGACAGAATAATGGTCTTTACACATAGATACTAGTTCCTAAAGTGGCCAAAgcacttatttccacccaagttttgatacattctcaaaatcatactcacgagatttgaaaaacttaaagtcATGAGCCAACTaccgttaaaattttttattaaagataggagtaaaattgtcattttactaataatattaaaaaatatataactcaTTACGTTTCcccccaaagttttaaaaatcaacaatttcATCAttgcctaaagttttttaattttcaaaagtaacattttcctctccaaaacctagggtttatttttcaaaagctTTCTGATCACTAGAGACAATGTTTTAACCCACAAATCTCCAGTCATCCTTCATCTCTCCAACACTTTCAGGAGATGCGATGAAGACGCGTCTTCGTCGATTCGATAAGAATCGACAAAGATGAGTTTTCTGGAATTGATGAAGTTTTCATCGATACTAAACGAATCGACAAAGATGAGCGTCTCCGTTGATTCCAAAAGAATCAACAAAGACTTTCATCTTCGTTGATTCGTCTGGAATCAACAAAGACGAGTATTTGTAGCATCTTCTTGCGTCAGAGAGGGAAGATCCAGTGGTTGAAGATGGTAGGTTGAAGCGTCATCACTAATAGCCAGAAAATATCTGTAAAATAAACCTTAAGATTTGAGTGGAGGAGGGGGggtattgtttttgaaaattagaaaactttaagtaagagtaaagttgttagtttaaaaaaattttgcgagaaaatataataaattttatttttttattttattaataaaataataattttatatttctaaaaaaaaaattaatgatagttaacttataaatgatattttaaatttttaaactttatgaGTGAAACTTTGCATATGTGTGAGAACtttggtgagaataagtcctttggccttcctAAAGCTCCTTGGGATGATGCTAGGATGGATTTTTGTCATTGGTCTACCGTGAGTAAAAATTTGGTTATGCGGCTCATTTTGTACCATGTAACAGGATTTATTATGCTACTCAAGTTGTCAATTCGTACTTTTGGGAGATTGTGCATCCACATGGGATTCCAATTTTGGCGAACCTTTTGATGCAAGATAGGGCCACAACTACAATTTAGATTGGGAGCACATCCAAAACTAATGGTAAAATTGAAGTTGTGAATAGAAGTGGGAAATCTAGAGATGCCAATGGGTCGGGTCGGATCAGATCGGATCGAGCTAGCTCCGGTTTGGTTCATTGGGCTAATGAGTCGGGTTGAAGACCCAAACAGTAATGGTGTTCGGGTCGGATTGacccattaaaatataaaggcccaagacATGACCTATATAATAACAGGTTTTAATTGGGTCGGATCGGGCTTTAATCGGGTCAGATTGGGCTTTAATCGGACCGGCCTTgtccatttaatcaatttttaaaaaaattttttaattaaaattttttaacataaatttttttcaattattaaaaccgataacagtatcccaaatattttatttataatccatCACTTGTAGCAGAGGAATACCatggttatatgatgaaaaatattataaattgataacatagtacaaataaattaatttacatacggtataaattacaaaacataaataaaatatacctactatataacatttatctactcatcttctatatttaaatctctgaattctttaaagataaataattattatttgtgaatttagatattttataatattttgtaatgataaaattaaaataaaatgaaattgtaaatataaaaaattattatttacgaatttagatatttttcgaGAGAGAGTtaataagattgaaaatataatgaaataattgaaattgagagattaaaagatttataaataaaaatgaaaataaaggaaaatagaatatatttatttaaaaaaataaattaattaaaaaaaattatgcagagGCTAATCTGCCCTTCTGCTGCCTTTTGTTTATGCcgcctagaaaaaaaaaatttattttataaacagtgTCAGATCAGGCCAACCCATgggcctaatattaaagccctaagTCCGGCTCGATAGGCCCATGGGCTTGGCCCGACACTCTACAGTGTCAGGCCCAACTTTATTGTGTCCGGACTTTTTTTCGTGCTTTGGGCGGGGCCAAGACATGTCTAGGGAAATCTATAAAAGGATTGATGTTGGCTATGGGATTTAGTCTAGCTCAAGAAGTTTGCCTATGATTATCTCCAAGTCAAACAACAAGTCAAAGTCCTTTTGAGATTGTTTATGGACAAAATCAGTGCAAGCCCATTGAACTTGCACCAAAAAATACTAATCAACAATTTAGTGGAGACACTAATAAGAGAGCCAAAGAGATTAAGATGCTACATGAGCAAGttagagaaaatattttgaagcaAATTGAGCACTATAAAAGACAAGCCTACAAATTTCACAAGCCTGTTACTTTTATGAGgcatttgatttgggtaatattttattattaaaattgagagattatcttgaagatagattactgaaaagattactgggtataaatgattattacgtttaataaaatttagtaaaaatagatgatataaataattaatgtgtttggttaacgataataaaataacactaataaattattttacttaacgcccttgaatataattattttcaaatatttttatattatttattatattaattaaaaataaatttatttatatcttaaaaaattaataaataataatataattataataaaatcaagattaccttggtaatattttaatacttaaggtaaagatggtaatcagattaccacctatattacatgtcacgtcagtattagtattaccacctatattatctgtcacgtcagtattagtaatagaaaattattataatcttttattattgataaaccaaacaaggtaatataagtaataaaagatatattaccaaagtaatctttaaaacaccCTAACCAAACGGTCCTTTAAAGAAAGAGATTTAGTAtggatttatataaataaagattccCCTCGTATCCCTATATGAAACTTAATTCTAACATTgatgtattattcaaaatatttaaaagctTTTATAAGAATGCTTATATACTTGAATTGTCACGAGACTTTTATGTATCcaatttatttaatgttattgattTGTTAATTAGGTTCATTCATTCAAACGCAAGTGCATTAAATAGAACAAATGCacaagtaaataaattaaaaaaaaaaaaagttgatgaaaGCACATGAAGCTCGAAacatttaagttttttttttttctaagcaaATAAGTATTATAGACAAAACAAAGCGTCACCTTATGGAAAAAAGGAATTAAGCATTTAAGTTTATGTCCATTTAACAAGTTCGAGCTTTTCTATCCAATAAAAACCAATGCATGTGCATTATACATACATAAGAAAAATACTTAGATAGTTATTGTACATGTATTTGTATATAGATTTACAACAtaaggtaaaaataaatatcaaagtGGGTTGTCGTTATGGTAGAATTAATTGCCAACTACTTAACAACAAACCTCAGTAGGGCAAGAGTGACAATGAAACCTCGCATGCAAGAACAACAAAAGAGCATTTCCGCAAATTTCAGTGGAGCTGGCGCAAACTAATTTTTCAGAGTCGTTAATTCTCCCTAGTCCAATCAAACCGAAGTTAATGTTCTTCCTTTTTTACTTTCGAATTTACTCTCTCTCTGTGTGCTGCAAATACAATGAACAATCTTAACTTCTGACCCTAGTCAATGCCAGTAATGCTTCACAATGTCTCAGGAAGATTACTGGTAGCACCGTCAGTATGTTTTAAGTTAATTAACCACAGGAATCAAGCGTACAgcagaaattttttatgttagcTAATAAAAAGGGGGAATGGCAAAAGCACTGCATTTCAGTATTCAATTATGGGGCAGAATTATTCTCCATTTTTCCacactattttttattttttgagtgAGTATTTTTTCATACCATTCGCGgtgt contains:
- the LOC123220425 gene encoding GDSL esterase/lipase LTL1-like; translated protein: MAAAGSSVFILGLLITMGTVAPLAEARAFFVFGDSLVDNGNNNYLATTARADAYPYGIDYPTRRATGRFSNGLNIPDLISEQIGMEPTLPYLSPALTGQRLLVGANFASAGIGILNDTGFQFLNIIRITQQLEYFQQYQQRVTALIGAEQTQRLVNQALVLMTLGGNDFVNNYYLVPFSARSRQFALPDYVVYLISEYRKILVRLYELGARRVLVTGTGPLGCVPAELALHSRNGECAVELQQATGLFNPQLVQLINNLNSEIGSDVFIYANAFEMHTDFISDPQAYGFVTSKIACCGQGPYNGIGLCTAASNLCPNRDLYGFWDPFHPSEKANRIIINQIMTGSSKYMNPMNLSTIMALDSRV